Proteins found in one Pseudopipra pipra isolate bDixPip1 chromosome 19, bDixPip1.hap1, whole genome shotgun sequence genomic segment:
- the MMD gene encoding monocyte to macrophage differentiation factor isoform X3, with product MRRLRERFRRFMNHPAPANSRYKPTCYEHAANCYTHAFLIVPAIVGSALLHRLSDDRWEKITAWMYGVGLCALFIVSTVFHIVSWKKSHLRTMEHCFHMCDRMMIYVFIAASYAPWLNLRELGPLASHMRWFIWLMAAGGTLYVFLYHEKYKIVELFFYLAMGFSPALVVTSMTNTEGLQEVAWGGLIYCLGVVFFKSDGVIPFAHAIWHVFVATAAAVHYYAIWKYLYRSPADKIRHL from the exons ATGCGGCGGCTCCGGGAGCGGTTCCGGAG GTTCATGAACCACCCAGCTCCAGCCAACAGCCGCTACAAACCCACTTGCTATGAGCATGCTGCTAACTGTTACACACATGCA TTCCTCATTGTCCCCGCGATTGTGGGCAGTGCCCTCCTGCACCGGCTGTCTGACGATCGCTGGGAGAAGATCACGGCGTGGATGTACGGGGTGGGGCTCTGCGCCCTCTTCATCGTCTCCACGGTGTTTCACATCGTGTCTTGGAAAAAGAGTCACTTAAG gaCAATGGAGCATTGCTTCCACATGTGTGACAGGATGATGATCTACGTCTTCATCGCAGCCTCATATGCACCATG GTTAAACCTCCGTGAGCTGGGACCTCTGGCATCTCACATGAGATGGTTTATCTGGCTGATGGCTGCTGGGGGAACCCTCTATGTATTTCTCTACCATGAAAA GTATAAGATCGTTGAACTCTTTTTCTATTTAGCGATGGGATTTTCTCCTGCTCTGGTAGTGACTTCCATG ACCAACacggaggggctgcaggaggttGCCTGGGGAGGTTTGATCTACTGCCTGGGCGTGGTGTTCTTCAAGAGTGATGGAGTGATCCCCTTTGCCCACGCCATCTGGCACGTCTTCGTggccacagcagctgctgtccaTTACTATGCCATCTGGAAGTACCTTTACAGAAGTCCTGCAGACAAAATTCGTCACTTATGA
- the MMD gene encoding monocyte to macrophage differentiation factor isoform X1, whose translation MHGTRVVYGFSEYCRFPFIFSIVLFMNHPAPANSRYKPTCYEHAANCYTHAFLIVPAIVGSALLHRLSDDRWEKITAWMYGVGLCALFIVSTVFHIVSWKKSHLRTMEHCFHMCDRMMIYVFIAASYAPWLNLRELGPLASHMRWFIWLMAAGGTLYVFLYHEKYKIVELFFYLAMGFSPALVVTSMTNTEGLQEVAWGGLIYCLGVVFFKSDGVIPFAHAIWHVFVATAAAVHYYAIWKYLYRSPADKIRHL comes from the exons ATGCATGGTACCAGAGTTGTTTATGGATTCTCTGAGTATTGCAGATTTCCTTTCATCTTTAGTATCGTGCT GTTCATGAACCACCCAGCTCCAGCCAACAGCCGCTACAAACCCACTTGCTATGAGCATGCTGCTAACTGTTACACACATGCA TTCCTCATTGTCCCCGCGATTGTGGGCAGTGCCCTCCTGCACCGGCTGTCTGACGATCGCTGGGAGAAGATCACGGCGTGGATGTACGGGGTGGGGCTCTGCGCCCTCTTCATCGTCTCCACGGTGTTTCACATCGTGTCTTGGAAAAAGAGTCACTTAAG gaCAATGGAGCATTGCTTCCACATGTGTGACAGGATGATGATCTACGTCTTCATCGCAGCCTCATATGCACCATG GTTAAACCTCCGTGAGCTGGGACCTCTGGCATCTCACATGAGATGGTTTATCTGGCTGATGGCTGCTGGGGGAACCCTCTATGTATTTCTCTACCATGAAAA GTATAAGATCGTTGAACTCTTTTTCTATTTAGCGATGGGATTTTCTCCTGCTCTGGTAGTGACTTCCATG ACCAACacggaggggctgcaggaggttGCCTGGGGAGGTTTGATCTACTGCCTGGGCGTGGTGTTCTTCAAGAGTGATGGAGTGATCCCCTTTGCCCACGCCATCTGGCACGTCTTCGTggccacagcagctgctgtccaTTACTATGCCATCTGGAAGTACCTTTACAGAAGTCCTGCAGACAAAATTCGTCACTTATGA
- the MMD gene encoding monocyte to macrophage differentiation factor isoform X2, which yields MFTARLQKDNALTRFMNHPAPANSRYKPTCYEHAANCYTHAFLIVPAIVGSALLHRLSDDRWEKITAWMYGVGLCALFIVSTVFHIVSWKKSHLRTMEHCFHMCDRMMIYVFIAASYAPWLNLRELGPLASHMRWFIWLMAAGGTLYVFLYHEKYKIVELFFYLAMGFSPALVVTSMTNTEGLQEVAWGGLIYCLGVVFFKSDGVIPFAHAIWHVFVATAAAVHYYAIWKYLYRSPADKIRHL from the exons GTTCATGAACCACCCAGCTCCAGCCAACAGCCGCTACAAACCCACTTGCTATGAGCATGCTGCTAACTGTTACACACATGCA TTCCTCATTGTCCCCGCGATTGTGGGCAGTGCCCTCCTGCACCGGCTGTCTGACGATCGCTGGGAGAAGATCACGGCGTGGATGTACGGGGTGGGGCTCTGCGCCCTCTTCATCGTCTCCACGGTGTTTCACATCGTGTCTTGGAAAAAGAGTCACTTAAG gaCAATGGAGCATTGCTTCCACATGTGTGACAGGATGATGATCTACGTCTTCATCGCAGCCTCATATGCACCATG GTTAAACCTCCGTGAGCTGGGACCTCTGGCATCTCACATGAGATGGTTTATCTGGCTGATGGCTGCTGGGGGAACCCTCTATGTATTTCTCTACCATGAAAA GTATAAGATCGTTGAACTCTTTTTCTATTTAGCGATGGGATTTTCTCCTGCTCTGGTAGTGACTTCCATG ACCAACacggaggggctgcaggaggttGCCTGGGGAGGTTTGATCTACTGCCTGGGCGTGGTGTTCTTCAAGAGTGATGGAGTGATCCCCTTTGCCCACGCCATCTGGCACGTCTTCGTggccacagcagctgctgtccaTTACTATGCCATCTGGAAGTACCTTTACAGAAGTCCTGCAGACAAAATTCGTCACTTATGA